One Helianthus annuus cultivar XRQ/B chromosome 7, HanXRQr2.0-SUNRISE, whole genome shotgun sequence genomic region harbors:
- the LOC110873613 gene encoding protein MODIFYING WALL LIGNIN-2 has translation MEKQHKTKAIYHLFGTTIFISLAIASFAFCVICELKKSKKKELRIDGELCYLPQSQAFGYGIAALMCSSIAQIAGTGLFIYCRRSTDFKSSKTSLASILLLLSWASFFIMIILTGTATSMNRRQAVGEGWVDGVCYLVKNGVYIGSGALVLIAMSSTLMSCYVMINKSRAVHAQVK, from the exons ATGGAAAAACAACACAAAACCAAAGCAATCTATCATCTTTTTGGCACCACCATCTTCATCTCCCTTGCCATTGCTTCTTTTGCTTTTTGCGTCATATGTGAGCTCAAGAAATCAAAG AAGAAGGAGCTACGAATCGATGGCGAGCTTTGCTATTTGCCACAAAGCCAGGCTTTTGGTTATGGGATTGCAGCTTTGATGTGTTCTTCCATTGCCCAAATTGCAGGGACCGGACTCTTTATATATTGTAGACGATCAACCGATTTCAAGTCTTCAAAGACTTCCTTGGCAAGTATTCTTTTGCTTCTTTCTTG GGCCAGTTTTTTTATTATGATAATATTAACTGGAACTGCAACAAGCATGAACCGGAGGCAGGCGGTCGGGGAAGGGTGGGTGGACGGCGTGTGTTACCTTGTGAAGAACGGTGTATATATTGGCTCGGGCGCACTTGTCCTTATCGCCATGAGTTCGACACTCATGTCGTGTTACGTGATGATCAATAAAAGCCGAGCCGTGCACGCGCAAGTGAAATGA